The DNA sequence GCAGACCGCCAATCCCTTTGACCCGACTCGCTGGCAGCCGGTGGCGGGATTCGAGGACCTGACCGACATCACCTATCACCGGCACGTCAGCCAGGGAACCGTGCGAATTGCTTTCGACCGGCCCGAGGTACGCAACGCCTTTCGGCCACACACCGTCGACGAGCTCTACCGAACGCTGGATCATGCCCGGATGACCTCCGACGTGGGGGCGGTACTGCTCACCGGGAATGGCCCCAGCCCCAAGGACGGCGGCTGGGCATTCTGCTCCGGCGGCGATCAACGCATCAGGGGCCGCACCGGTTATCAGTACGCGGGAGGCGAGACGGCCGAGACCGTGGACCCGGGCCGCGCGGGCCGTCTGCACATCCTGGAGGTGCAGCGTCTCATCCGCTTCATGCCAAAGGTGGTGATCGCCTTGGTGAATGGGTGGGCTGCCGGCGGTGGACACAGTCTGCACGTGGTGTGCGACCTGACATTGGCCAGCCGCGAACATGCTCGCTTCAAGCAGACCGATGCCGATGTGGGCAGTTTCGATGGCGGCTACGGCAGCGCATACCTGGCCAAGATGGTTGGCCAGAAGTTCGCTCGTGAGATCTTCTTCCTGGGCCGGCCGTACACCGCCGAACAGATGCATCACATGGGCGCCGTGAACGAGGTCGTCGACCACGAACATCTGGAGACGGTCGCGCTGGAGTGGGCCGCCGCCATCAACGAGAAGTCGCCGCAGGCACAACGAATGCTGAAGTACGCCTTCAACCTCGCCGATGATGGACTCGTCGGACAACAGTTGTTCGCCGGGGAGGCAACACGATTGGCTTACATGACCGATGAGGCCGTCGAAGGCCGCGACTCGTTCCTGGAGAAGCGCAAGCCGGACTGGTCGCCCTACCCCTGGCATTACTAAGACCTGGGCCCCGCTCAGCACGGGTTGGGCCTGCAGCGACCACCGACTACTCGTTTTTCTGTGCGGTTACCGCGCCGCGCGCTGCATCCAGAAGTCGAGCTCGAGGTCCTCTTCGGCGCATTGGCGATACTTCGAGAAGTCGGTGACACCGGCCTCGGTGAGCACCTCGTCGTCGACGAAGCTGTTTCCGGTGACCTCCCGGCTGGGCTTGATCAGGATCTCGTACGCGGCGTCGGCCATGATCTCCGCCGAGCGACAGCGGGCAACGAGCTCCGCGCCGAGGATATTGCGGATGGCGGCGGTGTCGATGGTCGTGCGCGGCCACAGCGAGTTCGACGCGATGCCGTACTTGCGTAGTTCGGCGGCCAGCCCGATGGCCACCAGGCTCATGGAGAACTTCGAGATGGTGTACGCGGTAGTGGTCTGATCGAACCACGTGGGTTCCAGCGTGATGGGCGGCGACAGGGTCAGGATGTGCGGATTCTCCGCCTCCTTGAGCGCGCCGATCGCCGACGTCGAGAGCGAGAAGGCGCCCCGCGCGTTGATGTCCTGCATCAGGTCGTAGGCCTTCATCGAAATCGATTCCGAGGGAGCGAGATTCAACGCGCTCGCATTGTTGACCACGACGTCGATCCCGCCGAACCTCTCGACCGTCTGGGCCACGGCCGAGGCCACGCCCTCGTCGTCACGGACATCGCCGAGAATGGGGAGCGCATGACCACCGGCGGCCTCGATCTCCTCGGCGGCGGTGTAGATGGTGCCGGGAAGCTTCGGGTGCGGCTCTGCCGTCTTCGCCATGATCGCGATATTCGCGCCGTCCCGCGCGGCCCGAAGTGCGATCGCCAGCCCGATGCCGCGGCTGCCTCCCGACATGATGATGGTCTTACCTGCCAGCGATCCCATAGCCACGTCCTTGTCGTCATAGGGGTTGAGTGAGGTCAGCGTAGGACACCGCCAGTAAGGCGAACCTTGCGAGACCTAAGTCACCCAGGCCCGACATTTCGCACTCATCGCGGTGGGCATACAGTTCTTACTCGTGAGTAAGAACTCGTTGAGCAAGCGGCTCAACACCGCCTTTGCGCGCGCCCTGATGCAGCCTTTCCCCAGCCCATCGCTCCTTCGCGCGAAACTCGACGCAAACTACGGCGTCTCGGTCAAGGACAAGCGCGTCCTCATCACCGGCGCGTCCTCGGGTATCGGCGAGGAGGCCGCATACCAATTCGGCAAGCTTGGCGCCAAGGTCATCGTGGTGGCACGGCGTGAAGACCTGCTGAACGAGGTCGCCGCACGTATCACCGCCGCCGGCGGCACCGCGGATGCCATCGCATGCGACCTGTCCGACCTCGATGCCATCGACAAGCTGGTGGAGACCGTGAACGAACGCCATGGCGGTCTCGACATCCTGGTCAACAACGCCGGTCGCTCCATCCGACGCAAGACCTACGAGTCTCTGGATCGCTGGCATGACGCCGAGCGGACCATGCAGCTCAACTACTTCTCGCCGTTGCGGCTGATCCGCGGGTTCGCCCCCGGCATGGTCGAACGTCGCAGCGGCCACATCATCAACGTGGCCACCTGGGGAGTGCTCACGGACGTCGTGCCGCAGTTCGCGGTGTACAACGCCTCCAAGGCCGCGTTGTCGACGGTCAGCCGAATCGTGGATGCCGAATACGGCAAGTACAACGTGCACACCACCACCCTGTACTTCCCGTTGGTGCGCACCCCGATGATCGCGCCCACCGAGGCATACACCAACGCGGCGGCGCTGACCTCCGCAGAGGCCGCCGAGTGGATGGTGCTGGCGGCCCGTACCAGGCCGGTGCGCATCGCCCCGAGGATCTCGGTAATGTCAGCCGCCACCAATGCCGTGGCACCCAGCCTGGTGACACGGGTGGCAATGTCGGGGCGCGAAACCCTCTGATGAGGCTCCATCCCCGTGGTAGACACGGGTATGGAGATATTGTCCAGCCGAATACTGTTGCGGCCTAAGGATTATGACGCGACGCTCGCGTTCTATCGCGACACGCTGGGCCTTGCCGTCGCGCGCGACTACGGAGCGGGCATGGTGTTTTTCGCCGGACAGTCCCTCATCGAGATCGCCGGACACGGCAGCGCGGATGGACCCCCGACGGCATTTCCCGGTGCGCTCTGGCTCCAGGTACGCGACGTCTACGCGGCCCAGGCCGACCTCGAAAGCCGCGGCGCTTCGATAAGCCGTGCCGCGCAGCAGGAGCCGTGGGGCCTGCACGAGATGCATGTCGCGGCCCCCGACGGCGTCACGCTGATCTTCGTGCAGATCCCCCCGGACCACCCACTACGCAAAGACACCCGGCGGTAGCTTCCGCCGGGTGTCTGTGGAGTTGGTCGCGGTACTACTTGACGAACGGGAAGAAGTCGATGCCCGTGTGGTGGATGATCGTCGTCCGGGTAATCCACAGCAGCGCGAGGACGACAACCGCTCCGACCAGAGTGAAGAGCGCCAGTCCCAGGAACTTCACGGCCGGGTTCGGTGCGGCGACGGTGCCGTCGTCATTGGCACCGCCAACACCCGACGAGTAGGCGACCAGGCCCGCCGCGAACACCGCCGGCAGACCCGCACCGAGGACCAACCCAACAACGAGCACCTTGCCGATGGCTTCCACGTAGTTCATTGAGGCTTCCTTACTGTTCTTTGGGTCTACTGCGCTGGACTGGGTTAGACCGAGGCCGTGTCGTTGGCGGAGTCCTGCTTCGAGGCATCCTTGCTCTCGGCGGACACTTCGGTCTTGACCTCGCGGGCATCGGCGGGAACCACCGAGTTGGTGGAGTCATCCCAGTCGGCGTTGACGTTGCTGGAGTCGACCTTCTCCTGCTGAGCACGCCACCACATGTAACCGGAGAGTACGACGAGCAGGCCGAAGATGATGAGGTCACCGACCATCGGAGTGGTGAGATCGCCGATGGCCTTGGACAGCCAGTAGGACAGCGCGCCGACGATACCGGCGGCAGGCAAGGTGACCAGCCAGGCCAGCACCATGCGTCCGGCCACGGCCCAGCGCACCTCGGCACCGGGCTTGCCGACGCCACTGCCCAGAATGGAACCGGTGGCCACGTGCGTGGTGGACAGGGCCA is a window from the Mycobacteroides salmoniphilum genome containing:
- a CDS encoding SDR family oxidoreductase translates to MSKNSLSKRLNTAFARALMQPFPSPSLLRAKLDANYGVSVKDKRVLITGASSGIGEEAAYQFGKLGAKVIVVARREDLLNEVAARITAAGGTADAIACDLSDLDAIDKLVETVNERHGGLDILVNNAGRSIRRKTYESLDRWHDAERTMQLNYFSPLRLIRGFAPGMVERRSGHIINVATWGVLTDVVPQFAVYNASKAALSTVSRIVDAEYGKYNVHTTTLYFPLVRTPMIAPTEAYTNAAALTSAEAAEWMVLAARTRPVRIAPRISVMSAATNAVAPSLVTRVAMSGRETL
- a CDS encoding VOC family protein encodes the protein MEILSSRILLRPKDYDATLAFYRDTLGLAVARDYGAGMVFFAGQSLIEIAGHGSADGPPTAFPGALWLQVRDVYAAQADLESRGASISRAAQQEPWGLHEMHVAAPDGVTLIFVQIPPDHPLRKDTRR
- a CDS encoding 1,4-dihydroxy-2-naphthoyl-CoA synthase, with the protein product MTQDDGQTANPFDPTRWQPVAGFEDLTDITYHRHVSQGTVRIAFDRPEVRNAFRPHTVDELYRTLDHARMTSDVGAVLLTGNGPSPKDGGWAFCSGGDQRIRGRTGYQYAGGETAETVDPGRAGRLHILEVQRLIRFMPKVVIALVNGWAAGGGHSLHVVCDLTLASREHARFKQTDADVGSFDGGYGSAYLAKMVGQKFAREIFFLGRPYTAEQMHHMGAVNEVVDHEHLETVALEWAAAINEKSPQAQRMLKYAFNLADDGLVGQQLFAGEATRLAYMTDEAVEGRDSFLEKRKPDWSPYPWHY
- a CDS encoding SDR family oxidoreductase, translated to MGSLAGKTIIMSGGSRGIGLAIALRAARDGANIAIMAKTAEPHPKLPGTIYTAAEEIEAAGGHALPILGDVRDDEGVASAVAQTVERFGGIDVVVNNASALNLAPSESISMKAYDLMQDINARGAFSLSTSAIGALKEAENPHILTLSPPITLEPTWFDQTTTAYTISKFSMSLVAIGLAAELRKYGIASNSLWPRTTIDTAAIRNILGAELVARCRSAEIMADAAYEILIKPSREVTGNSFVDDEVLTEAGVTDFSKYRQCAEEDLELDFWMQRAAR